One stretch of Phaeodactylum tricornutum CCAP 1055/1 chromosome 9, whole genome shotgun sequence DNA includes these proteins:
- a CDS encoding predicted protein gives VGAACTFGGVVWATMGSESGAEFFAGYLIEQSLSVDNLFVFLLLFEYFKVPLAFQDRVLNWGIYGAIVMRGIMIGLGAAALEQYHGILLVFAAILVYGSGKFFWGLVTNDEDDEVEEDPGENTIVRFARSVFPSTEEYDGDRFFTQVDGIRKATPLFVCMVAVEISDVVFAVDSIPAVFGVTEDPIIVFTSNLFAIMGLRSLYTILSKAATDLKYLEPAVALVLGFIGCKMIAEYFGYVIPTNVALLVVGSLLGTGVGASVYDKQQRLNTNEEKT, from the exons GTCGGTGCCGCCTGTACCTTTGGTGGAGTCGTGTGGGCCACGATGGGGTCCGAAAGTGGCGCCGAATTCTTCGCGGGCTATTTGATCGAACAATCCCTTTCGGTGGACAATCTCTTTGTATTCTTGCTTCTGTTTGAATACTTTAAAGTGCCCTTGGCCTTTCAAGATCGTGTTTTAAACTGGGGTATTTACGGTGCCATTGTCATGCGTGGCATCATGATTGGTTTGGGGGCGGCTGCGCTGGAACAGTACCACGGGATATTACTCGTATTTGCCGCTATTCTCGTGTACGGATCCGGCAAGTTCTTTTGGGGCCTCGTTACaaacgacgaggacgacgaagtcgaGGAAGATCCCGGTGAAAATACCATTGTCCGCTTCGCCCGCTCTGTGTTTCCGTCCACGGAGGAGTACGACGGCGATCGCTTCTTCACCCAGGTGGATGGCATACGGAAAGCCACGCccttgtttgtttgcatggtggcggtggaaatCAGTGATGTCGTGTTTGCCGTGGATAGTATCCCGGCCGTCTTTGGGGTCACGGAA GATCCTATTATTGTGTTTACTTCCAACCTTTTTGCCATTATGGGATTGCGTTCGCTGTACacgattctttcgaaagcgGCAACGGACCTCAAGTACCTGGAACCAGCGGTGGCCCTCGTTCTGGGTTTCATCGGCTGCAAAATGATTGCCGAATACTTTGGCTATGTCATTCCCACCAACGTGGCGCTTTTGGTAGTGGGTTCTCTGCTCGGCACGGGCGTTGGCGCGTCCGTCTACGATAAGCAACAAAGATTGAACACCAACGAGGAAAAAACATAA
- a CDS encoding predicted protein produces MMNGTTAERNGAAAGIQTCTKDNDVVSSVSDSPESVAEPTATAPTADSVPDANTTPNPIVSSTKKSRPPYQYDPHKITLRFLFANRDGLTVTVECEPNDTVGQVKGALLSVWPTDLPTCDGSDRVRLICMGKGYLMPDTRTLEDCQIPVFKTHPTPVNVSVLPVDNAVEEAHGKKDTRKKKESTHTGGHARTNAARSPTNDGAATAAVNQGCACILL; encoded by the exons ATGATGAATGGCACGACTGCGGAACGCAACGGTGCCGCTGCCGGTATACAGACTTGTACAAAAGACAACGACGTAGTCTCCTCGGTGTCGGACTCGCCAGAGTCCGTCGCAGAGCCCACTGCGACGGCACCAACCGCCGATTCTGTCCCGGACGCCAACACGACGCCCAATCCCATTGTCTCGAGTACCAAAAAATCGAGACCGCCCTACCAATACGACCCGCACAAAATTACGCTCCGCTTTTTGTTCGCCAACCGGGATGGACTCACCGTTACGGTAGAATGTGAACCTAACGATACCGTAGGACAAGTCAAAGGTGCTCTGCTTTCCGTATGGCCCACCG ATTTACCAACGTGCGACGGCAGTGACCGCGTCCGCTTAATTTGTATGGGCAAGGGCTACCTGATGCCGGACACGCGGACTTTGGAAGATTGTCAAATACCCGTCTTTAAAACTCACCCCACACCCGTCAACGTTTCCGTACTACCCGTGGACAACGCCGTGGAAGAAGCCCACGGCAAGAAGGATACcaggaagaaaaaggaaagcacACACACGGGCGGTCACGCCCGTACCAATGCGGCACGGTCACCCACCAACGACGGagccgccaccgccgccgtcaACCAAGGATGTGCCTGTATCTTACTGTAA
- a CDS encoding predicted protein, producing MLHRDSTEPTPTTASTPRPVVPNSDATDGRWMTQGRSPPTLTGNGGAPTTTTTMHATNTTTRSHYGSRPNTTTPVPRQFLLPVVSGHVDTATWNAVTACIRETLPPSLRGGNVGPHGPSTVHGHVDDATVETDHPPSSTHVTPEQTQWLTLQYTLEEQMLQRNALREKLTRWQDARIQAVDDIRTERKQEHERRLRVLEDTHRTRYETAVETRKRQWRESIETTCREQRRKERERTARLAQENVDTDTNETPVSADTTGHETKDSEPGPEEPKNEDPVQLPSQIAREKVQTYQTELEALQEQRTEMIWLLKKVIKAEEKQRKTNEEGKKVLTNMTITKPA from the coding sequence ATGTTGCATCGTGACTCTACCGAACCAACTCCCACGACGGCATCCACGCCTCGTCCCGTGGTACCCAATTCCGACGCCACGGATGGACGCTGGATGACGCAAGGTCGGTCTCCCCCGACACTCACCGGCAACGGCGGGGCTcccaccaccactaccaccatGCACGCGACCAACACCACCACTCGGTCCCACTACGGCTCCCGTCCCAACACTACCACACCCGTACCGCGTCAATTCCTTCTTCCCGTCGTCTCCGGACACGTCGATACGGCCACGTGGAATGCCGTCACGGCGTGTATCCGGGAGACCTTGCCGCCCTCGCTGCGTGGAGGAAACGTCGGTCCGCACGGACCTTCCACCGTCCATGGACACGTGGACGACGCGACGGTGGAGACGGATCATCCTCCGTCGTCCACGCACGTCACTCCGGAACAAACGCAGTGGCTAACGTTACAATACACGTTGGAGGAACAAATGTTGCAACGGAATGCCTTGCGGGAGAAACTGACTCGTTGGCAAGACGCACGAATCCAAGCGGTGGATGATATACGGACCGAGCGGAAACAAGAACACGAACGTCGACTAAGGGTCTTGGAAGACACGCACCGAACGCGGTACGAGACTGCCGTAGAGACCCGCAAACGTCAGTGGCGGGAAAGTATCGAAACAACCTGTCGagaacaaagaagaaaagaacggGAACGCACGGCACGACTAGCGCAGGAGAACGTTGATACTGATACGAACGAAACGCCCGTATCGGCCGACACGACTGGACACGAAACCAAGGATTCCGAGCCCGGCCCTGAAGAACCCAAAAACGAGGACCCCGTACAGCTCCCTAGCCAAATTGCTCGTGAAAAAGTACAGACTTATCAAACAGAACTGGAAGCACTGCAGGAACaacgcacagaaatgatcTGGTTGCTCAAAAAGGTCATCAAAGCGGAAGAGAAGCAACGAAAAACCAATGAGGAAGGCAAAAAAGTGTTAACGAACATGACCATCACGAAACCAGCCTAA
- a CDS encoding predicted protein, with amino-acid sequence QFPGAPIQVGRQRLADGGPLHALVINNKVSNVCAGGDGVGNAELVCNAVAQELDLPNGASSVLPSSTGVIGWRLPAQELATDVVPKAAKALQMESALAAAKAICTTDRWPKVRSQTLSNGARVVGIAKGAGMIEPNMATMLSYIMTDAIIPKATLQTMLTEAVNGSYNSISVDGDESTSDTVALVASNVVSNTDEAEFRDSLRVVCQGLAQDIVRNGEGTGHVLRVHVLKFPGTDAEARRLGRHVVNSPLFKCAVSGNDPNTGRLAAAIGSFMGKFKNDENI; translated from the coding sequence CAGTTCCCCGGCGCCCCCATCCAGGTTGGTCGCCAGCGTTTGGCCGACGGCGGTCCCCTACACGccctcgtcatcaacaacaaggtcTCCAACGTCTGTGCCGGTGGGGACGGCGTCGGTAACGCCGAACTCGTCTGTAACGCGGTCGCCCAGGAACTCGATCTGCCCAACGGTGCGTCGTCCGTATTGCCCAGCAGTACCGGGGTGATTGGGTGGCGACTCCCGGCTCAGGAATTGGCAACCGACGTGGTTCCCAAGGCGGCGAAAGCCTTACAGATGGAGTCGGCCCTGGCGGCAGCCAAGGCCATTTGTACCACCGATCGGTGGCCCAAAGTGCGCTCCCAAACCTTGAGCAACGGGGCTCGGGTGGTCGGCATCGCTAAAGGTGCGGGAATGATTGAACCCAACATGGCCACCATGCTGTCCTACATTATGACGGATGCGATTATTCCCAAAGCCACACTACAGACCATGTTAACGGAAGCCGTCAACGGTTCCTACAATTCCATTTCCGTCGATGGGGACGAATCCACGAGCGACACGGTCGCCTTGGTGGCGTCCAACGTCGTTTCCAACACGGACGAAGCCGAATTCCGCGACTCCCTCCGGGTGGTCTGTCAGGGACTGGCACAGGACATTGTTCGCAACGGCGAAGGCACGGGACACGTGTTGCGGGTGCACGTGCTCAAGTTTCCCGGCACGGACGCCGAAGCCCGGCGACTGGGACGGCACGTGGTCAATTCGCCGCTTTTCAAATGCGCCGTGTCCGGGAACGACCCCAATACGGGACGACTCGCGGCCGCCATTGGCTCGTTCATGGGAAAATTTAAAAATGACGAAAACATC
- the Trx-f gene encoding thioredoxin f (thioredoxin f, contains bipartite plastid targeting presequence, signal- and transit-peptides predicted at N-terminus with phenylalanine at signal peptide cleavage site) has protein sequence MMQQQQQQQHAAQRRAGVGTILLSLWFVPAATAFAPSTPLAFRTQTPVVTTIAKVARTPLTLSAVVDIGSESAFDQTIASAGGSLVVVDYSTTWCGPCKVIAPKFEELSEKYGDAVFLKVIGDASPDASKLMKREGVRSVPSFHYFKNGEKVDVVNGANAEAIEAAIAKHGAER, from the coding sequence AtgatgcaacaacaacaacaacaacaacacgcAGCACAACGACGAGCGGGGGTCGGAACTATCCTACTGTCGCTTTGGTTCGTCCCGGCGGCGACTGCCTTTGCACCCTCCACTCCTCTCGCGTTCCGAACGCAGACACCCGTCGTCACGACTATTGCCAAAGTAGCACGCACGCCTTTGACCTTGTCGGCGGTTGTGGACATTGGTTCGGAAAGTGCCTTTGACCAGACGATTGCCAGTGCGGGTGGGAGTCTCGTCGTGGTCGACTACAGCACCACCTGGTGCGGACCCTGCAAGGTCATTGCTCCCAAGTTTGAAGAACTTTCGGAAAAGTACGGCGACGCCGTCTTTCTCAAGGTCATTGGAGACGCCTCCCCCGACGCGTCCAAACTGATGAAACGGGAAGGCGTCCGCTCCGTACCCAGTTTTCACTACTTCAAAAATGGTGAGAAAGTGGACGTCGTCAACGGTGCCAATGCGGAAGCCATCGAAGCGGCTATTGCCAAACACGGTGCGGAGCGTTAG